A region from the Bacillota bacterium genome encodes:
- a CDS encoding TFIIB-type zinc ribbon-containing protein, producing MDNEFTIKISIPTDDYGYILLKCSHCGTFFKSTPDDIEDDRVLEIYCPSCGLTSDNYLTEEVVELAIAMAQNKTMDLIYDEFKKMEKEFKKGPVTFKAGKRPNHEHENPIRSGIEALETTIFPCCNRKARVKPILRITGCYCPFCGVKNYEVE from the coding sequence ATGGATAATGAATTTACTATAAAGATCTCAATACCGACTGATGACTATGGATACATTCTTTTGAAATGTTCCCATTGCGGAACTTTTTTTAAATCAACTCCCGACGATATTGAAGACGATAGAGTGTTAGAAATATATTGTCCAAGTTGTGGACTGACTAGTGATAACTACTTAACAGAAGAAGTAGTCGAATTAGCCATAGCAATGGCTCAAAATAAAACAATGGATTTGATATACGATGAATTTAAAAAGATGGAAAAAGAATTTAAAAAAGGACCTGTAACATTCAAAGCTGGTAAACGACCAAATCATGAGCATGAGAATCCAATCCGATCTGGAATTGAAGCTTTAGAAACTACAATATTTCCTTGCTGTAATCGGAAAGCAAGAGTCAAACCAATATTGAGAATAACCGGATGTTATTGTCCGTTTTGTGGGGTGAAAAACTATGAAGTTGAATAG
- a CDS encoding SAM-dependent DNA methyltransferase yields MAMKKSELYSRLWKSCDQLRGGMDASQYKDYILVLLFMRYVTDKYYGKRDALIEVPVGGSFHDLVKLKGDKEIGDKTNVVIRKMADANDLVGVITVADFNDADKLGKGKEMVDRLTNLVAIFEDPKLDFGGNGADGDDILGDAYEYLMKHFATESGKSKGQFYTPAEVSRIMAKVIGIEKAKSQSQTIYERIIQRLIQFNEPQTCCA; encoded by the coding sequence ATGGCGATGAAAAAGAGTGAGCTATACAGTAGATTATGGAAAAGTTGTGACCAATTAAGAGGTGGAATGGATGCCTCACAATATAAAGACTATATTCTGGTATTGCTGTTCATGAGATACGTGACAGATAAATACTACGGGAAAAGAGATGCACTCATCGAAGTGCCAGTAGGTGGGAGCTTTCATGATTTAGTGAAGCTAAAAGGCGACAAGGAAATTGGGGATAAAACTAACGTTGTCATCAGAAAAATGGCTGATGCTAACGACTTGGTAGGTGTCATTACAGTTGCTGATTTTAATGATGCGGACAAGCTTGGTAAAGGTAAAGAAATGGTTGATCGCCTTACCAACTTGGTGGCAATCTTTGAGGATCCTAAGCTTGATTTTGGTGGGAATGGTGCTGATGGAGACGATATTCTTGGAGATGCTTATGAATATCTAATGAAGCATTTCGCCACTGAATCGGGTAAAAGTAAAGGTCAATTCTATACCCCAGCTGAAGTATCTAGAATCATGGCTAAGGTTATTGGTATCGAGAAGGCTAAAAGTCAATCTCAGACCATATATGAGAGAATCATTCAGAGATTGATACAATTTAATGAACCTCAAACTTGCTGCGCTTAG
- a CDS encoding helix-turn-helix domain-containing protein has protein sequence MDYITTKEAAEKWGLTERRVQVLCRQGKIPGVARLGWAWAIPKDAQKPEDGRYNRNTDKK, from the coding sequence ATGGATTATATCACAACTAAAGAAGCTGCTGAAAAATGGGGTTTAACCGAACGTCGAGTACAAGTCTTATGTAGGCAAGGGAAGATACCTGGTGTAGCCCGTCTTGGCTGGGCATGGGCCATACCTAAAGATGCACAGAAGCCAGAAGATGGTAGATACAATAGGAATACTGACAAAAAATAA
- a CDS encoding IS110 family transposase, which produces MIYIGIDVAKDKHDCFIVNSDGEVIKDVFTIPNTLNGFNTLLEAIPNVSKDKIKVGLEATGHYSLNLMRFIIDNQFPLIVLNPLQTNLFRKAHTLRKSKTDKIDAKLIALMLQSGNFKPHSDVSYHLRELKSLTRHKSRIKDNLAKYKISLHRILDIMFPELASVVYSLNQKSTYELLKAFPSKQAITSAHLTKLTNLLIKHSKGKYRKEKAILIKETAAKSIGTDSRAISFELSQTLSFIEVYSNEINKIDNEIKSIMDEIQSPILTIPGISYGLASVILAEIGDINRFDSPSKLLAFAGLEPSTYESGRFVATGMKMVKRGSSYLRWAILEAARLVAMRDPTFKEYYQKKKSEGKHHYVANSHVAKKLIRVIHHLLTNNLQFYPQK; this is translated from the coding sequence ATGATTTATATTGGCATTGATGTTGCCAAAGATAAGCACGACTGCTTTATCGTTAATTCTGACGGTGAAGTCATCAAGGATGTTTTCACCATCCCTAATACTCTCAATGGATTCAATACTTTATTAGAAGCCATCCCTAATGTATCTAAAGATAAAATTAAAGTGGGACTTGAAGCTACTGGTCACTACAGCCTTAACCTTATGAGATTCATCATCGATAACCAGTTCCCGCTGATTGTTCTTAATCCGCTTCAGACAAACCTTTTCAGAAAAGCTCATACGCTTAGAAAAAGTAAAACAGACAAGATTGATGCCAAACTCATTGCGCTTATGCTGCAGTCAGGTAACTTTAAACCCCACTCAGATGTATCATACCATCTTCGTGAGCTTAAGTCACTTACTAGACATAAATCCCGGATTAAAGACAATCTTGCTAAATACAAAATTTCTCTTCATAGAATTCTTGATATCATGTTTCCTGAGCTTGCTTCGGTCGTTTATTCATTAAATCAAAAATCTACTTATGAACTACTTAAAGCATTTCCTTCTAAACAGGCCATTACTTCTGCACATCTTACTAAACTTACAAACCTTCTAATCAAGCACTCTAAAGGAAAATATCGCAAGGAAAAAGCAATACTTATAAAAGAAACTGCTGCTAAATCAATAGGAACCGACAGCCGAGCTATCTCATTTGAACTTTCTCAAACTTTATCTTTCATAGAAGTTTATTCTAATGAAATCAATAAGATTGATAATGAGATTAAAAGCATTATGGATGAAATTCAAAGTCCTATTCTTACTATTCCTGGTATTTCTTACGGTCTTGCTTCTGTAATCCTTGCTGAGATTGGTGATATAAATCGTTTTGATTCTCCATCCAAGCTTTTAGCTTTTGCCGGTCTAGAACCTTCTACATACGAATCAGGACGGTTTGTCGCCACAGGCATGAAGATGGTTAAACGTGGCTCTTCTTATCTCAGGTGGGCTATTCTTGAAGCTGCTAGATTAGTTGCTATGAGAGATCCAACTTTTAAAGAATACTATCAAAAGAAAAAATCCGAAGGTAAACATCATTATGTTGCTAACTCTCATGTTGCTAAAAAATTAATCAGAGTCATTCACCACTTACTGACCAATAACTTGCAATTTTATCCTCAAAAATAG
- a CDS encoding leucine-rich repeat domain-containing protein: protein MAFSFGFFNSKNLDRTYTAENFNDYLGSIICDGIQDNFGQCFKLSVNKLKLTIGSGKAWIQGHYFISDTAYTYDLSRYVDESLPRYMAVGICCNTSENVRNVSFEILAGTPATNPAIPRFQNTDYKKYLTLCIIRLDAGTLELSITDYRENNNFCGYVRCILGKCKVTDMLSQLAEIQTQIKDYNITVGQLTTKINELTLKIDEMTGDVVSIGKCGQSVDFVLYSDGRLLLKGTGATFDYSTDSNPSPFQNNSNIKSVIVSEGVTGIGERLFQYCDNLKTVSLPTTLTAIKKAAFLPHIDGYIYHQSLNGLTELKIPERVTELGVNAFAGTAIKSVTVPSSVVTVGAMAFSECQYLETVRYGGKVISDRMFVRCTKLKNLTLTRNVKEIVGGCFNYCESLTTITYEGSLADWNAVKKNTNWDSHAVDIESPLSKIQCLDGYMEYVTSTKTWKETNYMKSIEKTK, encoded by the coding sequence ATGGCATTTTCATTCGGATTTTTCAATTCTAAAAATCTTGACAGAACATATACTGCTGAGAATTTCAACGACTATCTCGGCAGTATTATCTGTGACGGAATTCAGGACAACTTCGGGCAGTGTTTCAAACTGTCTGTAAACAAGTTGAAGCTGACGATAGGCAGCGGAAAGGCTTGGATTCAGGGGCATTATTTCATTTCGGATACGGCATACACCTATGATTTATCTCGCTATGTGGACGAATCCCTGCCGAGATATATGGCGGTTGGAATTTGTTGCAACACTTCTGAAAACGTCCGTAATGTCAGCTTTGAAATTCTCGCCGGAACACCTGCCACCAATCCTGCAATACCGAGATTTCAGAATACAGATTACAAGAAATATCTCACCCTTTGCATTATCAGACTTGATGCAGGCACATTAGAACTCAGCATTACAGATTACAGAGAAAACAATAATTTCTGCGGATATGTCCGCTGTATTCTTGGCAAATGCAAGGTTACAGATATGCTTTCACAACTTGCAGAAATTCAGACGCAGATAAAAGATTACAACATCACAGTCGGTCAGCTGACAACAAAGATAAACGAGTTAACGCTGAAAATTGATGAGATGACAGGCGATGTGGTTTCTATCGGAAAATGCGGTCAAAGCGTGGATTTTGTACTTTATTCGGACGGCAGACTGCTCCTCAAAGGCACAGGGGCAACATTCGATTATTCTACCGACAGCAATCCGTCACCGTTTCAGAATAATTCCAATATCAAGTCAGTTATTGTTTCAGAGGGCGTGACAGGCATTGGTGAACGACTTTTTCAGTATTGTGATAACTTAAAAACAGTATCACTTCCGACAACGCTTACAGCAATCAAAAAGGCTGCATTTCTGCCGCATATTGATGGATATATTTATCATCAGAGTCTTAATGGCTTAACGGAACTGAAGATTCCGGAACGTGTCACGGAACTTGGCGTAAACGCATTTGCAGGAACGGCAATCAAGTCCGTAACCGTTCCGTCCTCTGTGGTAACCGTAGGTGCAATGGCATTCAGTGAGTGTCAGTATCTTGAAACGGTGAGATATGGCGGCAAAGTCATTAGTGACAGAATGTTTGTACGATGCACAAAACTAAAAAACCTTACGCTTACCCGAAACGTCAAGGAAATTGTGGGCGGCTGTTTCAATTACTGTGAATCTTTGACCACAATCACTTATGAGGGTTCTCTTGCTGATTGGAACGCTGTGAAGAAAAATACAAACTGGGACAGCCATGCAGTTGATATTGAATCTCCGCTTTCAAAAATCCAGTGCCTTGATGGATACATGGAATATGTCACAAGCACGAAAACATGGAAAGAGACTAACTATATGAAGTCAATAGAAAAAACAAAATAA